In Mastigocladopsis repens PCC 10914, a single window of DNA contains:
- a CDS encoding CHASE2 domain-containing protein, translating into MSKMKLEVVKRRIESFEKRFGKVHLYLAYHAAFPLSLTPDLLYRLWANFQKDIHSEVLGIPWIAVADLLLSSLFNEVGHELYEMDLAVRNELLSRLKEDEKFAQQRINELSDFLLEYVQQQLLSDDPDIQDFAQAQRWVALAYTRPNEAARELALAFSKLDHKDKTELVRMASLAETFAEPLTEFQPLLIYARGMEKFARGNLKDAIDRLREVPKKGNVLQVAGIDLSIPEQLQIPKTKRRSHLNIPWFSLLKFLGTSVGVTTLVVFMRFCGIFQASELWFFDQMMQFQPTESQDDRLLVIEVTKEDIDKQEGIKRGSLTDKTLLTLLKTLLKYPQNQPKTIGLDIYRDFATETKEFSQPENKKLSNLLKTESRIIAVCNIGDLSQNNKGTAPPPEIPTKRLGFSDFLSDSEGIVRRQILSIETPKSSPCWSSKEPVSNAFSLELAQHYLGKQYEEIKDRSIRLRLGDTTFDLLDGRHRGGYSFWTDLEGYQVLLNYRVSCSEKKKNDCSPQYVAERVTLDDVNKSDFLTKYSLKDKIVLIGVSDYSYEAPWFTPFSSKGHAPIPGVIIQAQMVSQIVSAVLDKRPLLRVLPIWYEILWILFWSLLGGAIAQLRFSSIPQLSLSTEGLIISGGFVFIGLYCSCVIYFITPNKYWMPFVPSALTFLGTGGVVIYVRSLSSGRVLEQ; encoded by the coding sequence ATGAGCAAAATGAAACTTGAAGTTGTTAAGCGACGCATTGAGTCTTTTGAAAAACGCTTTGGAAAAGTACACTTGTATTTGGCATATCATGCTGCTTTTCCCTTATCACTCACACCTGACTTGTTATATCGTCTATGGGCTAACTTTCAAAAGGATATTCACAGTGAAGTACTAGGCATCCCTTGGATAGCTGTAGCAGATCTGCTGCTTTCTAGCCTGTTTAATGAAGTCGGGCATGAACTTTATGAAATGGATTTGGCAGTGCGAAATGAGCTGTTGAGTCGATTGAAGGAAGATGAAAAGTTTGCTCAACAGCGGATTAATGAACTGTCAGACTTCTTACTTGAGTATGTACAGCAGCAGCTATTGAGTGATGATCCCGATATTCAAGACTTTGCCCAGGCTCAGCGGTGGGTTGCTCTAGCATACACCCGACCTAATGAAGCTGCTCGTGAACTAGCATTAGCATTCTCGAAATTGGATCATAAGGATAAAACGGAACTAGTGCGGATGGCTTCATTGGCGGAAACATTTGCTGAACCATTGACTGAATTTCAGCCACTCCTAATTTACGCTCGTGGGATGGAAAAGTTTGCCCGTGGCAATTTGAAAGATGCAATAGATCGACTCAGAGAAGTCCCTAAAAAAGGAAACGTTTTACAAGTTGCTGGAATAGATTTGTCTATTCCAGAACAATTACAGATTCCTAAGACTAAAAGACGATCCCATCTGAACATCCCTTGGTTCAGCTTGCTTAAGTTTCTAGGGACAAGTGTAGGGGTAACTACTCTGGTGGTATTCATGCGCTTCTGTGGAATATTTCAGGCATCAGAACTTTGGTTTTTCGACCAAATGATGCAATTTCAACCAACTGAATCGCAAGACGATCGCTTATTAGTTATTGAAGTCACTAAAGAAGATATTGATAAGCAGGAGGGAATAAAACGAGGCTCCCTAACAGACAAAACATTATTGACTCTTCTCAAAACACTGCTAAAATATCCGCAAAATCAACCTAAAACTATTGGGCTAGACATTTATCGTGATTTTGCAACAGAAACAAAGGAATTCTCTCAACCTGAAAACAAGAAATTATCTAATCTTCTCAAAACAGAATCTCGCATTATTGCCGTTTGTAACATAGGTGATCTCAGTCAAAACAATAAAGGTACTGCACCACCACCTGAAATTCCTACAAAGCGATTAGGATTTAGTGATTTCCTATCAGATAGTGAGGGAATTGTGCGTCGCCAAATTTTAAGCATTGAGACACCAAAAAGCTCCCCTTGTTGGTCATCTAAAGAGCCAGTGAGTAATGCCTTCAGCCTTGAGTTAGCTCAACATTATTTAGGCAAGCAGTATGAAGAAATAAAAGATAGAAGTATACGTTTGCGCTTAGGTGATACTACATTTGACTTGCTTGATGGTCGTCATCGAGGTGGATATTCATTCTGGACAGATTTAGAAGGGTATCAGGTACTACTAAACTATCGTGTTTCATGTTCAGAAAAGAAGAAAAACGATTGTTCTCCTCAATATGTTGCAGAAAGAGTTACGCTTGATGACGTTAACAAGTCTGATTTCCTGACAAAGTACTCTCTAAAAGACAAAATTGTTTTGATTGGAGTGAGTGATTATTCTTACGAAGCTCCTTGGTTCACTCCCTTTTCATCAAAAGGTCATGCACCAATACCAGGGGTTATTATACAGGCTCAGATGGTCAGCCAGATTGTGAGTGCAGTTTTAGATAAGCGCCCTCTATTACGAGTTTTGCCTATTTGGTATGAGATACTTTGGATTTTATTTTGGTCACTGCTTGGAGGAGCGATCGCTCAGTTGCGTTTTTCCAGTATCCCTCAGTTGAGTCTTTCAACTGAGGGTTTAATTATATCTGGAGGATTTGTCTTCATTGGTTTGTACTGTTCCTGCGTTATTTATTTCATTACCCCTAATAAGTATTGGATGCCCTTTGTACCTTCTGCTTTAACCTTCCTTGGTACTGGAGGAGTAGTAATCTATGTCAGATCTTTGTCCAGTGGTAGAGTTTTAGAGCAATAA
- a CDS encoding AAA family ATPase: MVKNLTHTQLEYTGKVQPHLGERDATGQLLYPYLPDEELIEAVNLAIYLERPLLLKGEPGCGKTRLARAVAYELGLPLEAWYIKSTTRAKDGLYSYDAVTRLRDAQLAATGRIIKDEEIPRISDPATYVKWGPLGRAFQNEQRTIVLIDEIDKADIDFPNDLLLELDEQRFIVEETGQEVQAKAPPIVFITSNDEKDLPDAFLRRCLFHYVEFPSPERLVEIVKNHFPDSPKALVGKAVVRFLNLREEMRKDKGEGGKKVSTSELIDWFRVLRRYPEDEVLAKLDGKLPFAGVLLKSWDDHIRHMRQNRGRE; the protein is encoded by the coding sequence ATGGTTAAAAATTTAACTCATACACAACTTGAATACACAGGCAAAGTGCAGCCGCACTTGGGAGAACGAGATGCAACTGGGCAACTGTTGTATCCTTACTTACCAGATGAAGAACTGATAGAAGCTGTTAACCTGGCAATATACCTCGAACGACCACTCCTGCTGAAGGGAGAACCGGGATGTGGTAAGACAAGATTGGCTCGTGCAGTGGCTTATGAACTTGGTTTACCGTTAGAAGCTTGGTACATCAAATCTACCACTCGTGCCAAAGATGGTCTTTATAGTTATGATGCGGTCACGCGCTTACGCGATGCTCAACTTGCAGCAACAGGTCGTATCATCAAAGATGAGGAAATTCCACGAATTAGTGATCCGGCTACCTATGTGAAGTGGGGACCATTGGGACGTGCTTTCCAGAATGAGCAGCGGACTATAGTATTGATTGACGAAATTGATAAGGCTGACATTGACTTTCCCAATGACTTGTTATTAGAACTTGATGAGCAACGGTTTATTGTCGAGGAAACAGGACAGGAAGTTCAGGCAAAAGCACCGCCTATCGTTTTTATCACAAGTAACGACGAAAAAGACTTACCAGATGCTTTCTTGCGGCGGTGTTTGTTCCACTACGTAGAATTTCCTAGCCCCGAAAGATTAGTAGAAATTGTAAAAAACCACTTTCCTGATTCACCCAAGGCGTTGGTAGGTAAAGCTGTGGTTCGCTTCTTAAATCTGCGGGAGGAAATGCGGAAAGATAAAGGAGAAGGTGGTAAGAAAGTGAGTACCAGTGAATTGATTGACTGGTTTCGGGTGCTGCGCCGTTACCCAGAAGATGAGGTTCTGGCAAAATTGGATGGTAAGCTGCCATTTGCTGGTGTATTGCTGAAAAGTTGGGATGATCATATTCGTCATATGAGGCAGAACCGTGGACGTGAATGA
- a CDS encoding SDR family oxidoreductase, whose amino-acid sequence MQLKPINQQVVAIVGASSGIGREAALRFAQRGAKVMVAARSESGLQSLVEEIQRFGGEATYIIADVSDFEQVKAIADKTVAQYGRLDTWVHAAATGVLAPFEKITPEEFQRVIDVTLMGQVHGAMAALPHLKKEGRGALIHISSMEGRRSLPLQSPYSAAKHGVEGFLEALRVELQHEKLPISVTSIKPAVINTPYYNKVRTKLGVKPTGIPPYYQPNVVVDAILYTAEHPTRDFIVGDVGRILDVLQRVSPELVDSILAVVGIPGQHTNEPKSEEGPDNLFAPTIPEYDRIKGDFDHLVIPTVSDWLEMNPPVKWGAIAVAAVGIAALLGAWRPGNDV is encoded by the coding sequence ATGCAATTAAAGCCAATTAATCAACAGGTTGTTGCCATCGTTGGGGCTTCCAGTGGCATAGGAAGAGAAGCAGCGCTAAGATTTGCCCAACGTGGTGCAAAGGTCATGGTTGCTGCACGCAGCGAATCAGGACTACAGTCTTTGGTAGAGGAAATCCAACGCTTTGGCGGTGAAGCAACATATATCATTGCAGATGTCAGCGATTTTGAACAAGTTAAGGCGATCGCAGACAAAACCGTAGCACAATACGGAAGATTAGATACCTGGGTTCATGCTGCGGCAACAGGTGTACTTGCTCCTTTTGAGAAAATTACACCAGAGGAGTTTCAACGCGTCATTGATGTTACCTTGATGGGACAGGTACATGGTGCAATGGCAGCACTACCTCATCTCAAAAAAGAGGGACGCGGGGCATTAATTCATATTTCCTCAATGGAGGGTAGGCGCAGTTTGCCACTGCAAAGTCCCTACTCTGCTGCCAAGCATGGTGTAGAAGGTTTCTTAGAAGCACTGCGCGTTGAATTGCAACACGAAAAATTGCCCATCAGTGTCACATCAATAAAACCTGCGGTCATTAATACGCCTTACTACAACAAAGTTCGCACCAAACTAGGGGTTAAGCCTACGGGGATACCACCGTATTATCAACCCAATGTTGTTGTAGATGCCATTCTTTATACTGCCGAACATCCGACCCGTGATTTTATCGTTGGGGATGTGGGCAGGATACTGGATGTGTTGCAGCGCGTTTCACCAGAACTTGTAGATTCCATATTAGCGGTTGTCGGCATTCCAGGACAACACACCAACGAACCAAAATCAGAAGAAGGACCAGACAATCTTTTTGCACCTACCATACCAGAGTATGATCGCATAAAGGGAGACTTTGACCACCTGGTGATACCAACTGTCTCGGATTGGTTGGAAATGAATCCGCCGGTGAAATGGGGTGCGATTGCGGTTGCGGCAGTTGGTATTGCTGCGTTACTCGGTGCGTGGCGTCCGGGGAATGATGTTTGA
- a CDS encoding FAD-binding oxidoreductase, with the protein MTTTPVKSFDLDALINSLNGIEIITDPTQVTKLSQDYHTFSPVLVPKLEGKVGDMVVRPANEQEVLKVAAACVKHRVPVTVRGAGTGNYGQCVPLHGGVIVDMTRMQEIRWVKPGVARVEAGVKLAALDKKAREIGWEMRMAPSTYRTATIAGFVAGGSGGIGSIQYGLLGDRGNLLALQVVTMEDEPRVIELRGDDVQKVNHAWGINGIITEVEIPLGPAYPWAEVIVTFSEFMTAAKFGQALANADGMIKKEISIFASPIPQYFAALRQYIPDGTHAALLMLAEPSLELLPGLVQQYGGEMTYQKPAQEAGKGTHLGEFTWNHTTLHARTEDTSITYLQSIFPVNVETRHGASLQLVEHLYHHFGDEVMMHLEFIRVNGAAIPAALQLVRYTTEERLNEIIRYHEERGVFIANPHTYIIEDGGRKVIDPEQLKFKEMVDPYGLMNPGKSKVLEFKI; encoded by the coding sequence ATGACAACAACACCTGTGAAATCATTCGACTTGGATGCCCTGATTAATTCTCTTAATGGCATTGAAATTATCACTGACCCTACTCAAGTAACAAAATTATCGCAAGATTATCACACCTTCAGCCCAGTACTCGTACCCAAACTAGAAGGAAAAGTTGGGGATATGGTTGTGCGTCCTGCGAACGAACAAGAAGTGTTAAAAGTCGCAGCAGCATGCGTGAAACACAGAGTCCCCGTAACAGTGCGCGGTGCAGGAACGGGAAATTATGGGCAATGCGTACCGTTACATGGAGGCGTCATTGTAGATATGACGCGGATGCAAGAAATACGCTGGGTAAAACCAGGAGTCGCGCGGGTTGAAGCCGGAGTCAAGTTGGCAGCGTTGGATAAAAAAGCACGAGAAATAGGTTGGGAAATGCGGATGGCACCCTCGACCTACCGGACTGCAACCATTGCCGGATTTGTTGCAGGTGGTAGCGGCGGAATTGGGTCGATACAATATGGTTTATTGGGTGACAGGGGAAATCTTCTGGCTTTACAAGTCGTGACAATGGAAGATGAACCCCGTGTTATTGAACTGCGCGGCGATGATGTACAAAAGGTGAACCATGCTTGGGGCATCAATGGTATTATCACTGAAGTAGAAATCCCATTGGGACCCGCTTACCCTTGGGCAGAAGTGATTGTGACCTTCTCTGAATTTATGACAGCGGCAAAGTTTGGTCAAGCCTTAGCCAATGCCGATGGGATGATTAAGAAGGAGATTAGCATCTTTGCATCCCCCATTCCACAATATTTTGCAGCCCTGCGGCAATACATCCCCGATGGAACTCACGCCGCTTTACTGATGCTTGCTGAACCGAGTTTGGAATTATTACCAGGGTTAGTGCAACAATATGGCGGCGAGATGACATATCAAAAACCAGCGCAGGAAGCAGGAAAAGGGACGCATTTAGGTGAATTTACCTGGAATCACACCACCTTACACGCGCGAACTGAAGATACTTCCATCACATACTTGCAAAGCATATTCCCTGTAAATGTAGAGACGCGCCATGGCGCGTCTCTACAACTGGTAGAGCATCTGTATCACCACTTTGGAGATGAGGTGATGATGCATTTAGAATTTATTCGGGTTAACGGTGCAGCAATTCCTGCGGCTTTGCAACTGGTGCGCTACACAACAGAAGAACGCCTCAACGAAATTATCCGCTATCACGAAGAGCGAGGAGTGTTTATTGCCAATCCTCACACATATATTATTGAAGACGGGGGGAGAAAAGTCATTGACCCTGAGCAGTTGAAGTTTAAAGAAATGGTTGACCCCTATGGGTTGATGAATCCTGGTAAGAGCAAGGTGCTGGAATTTAAAATTTAA
- a CDS encoding tetratricopeptide repeat protein — translation MDSLFINSLLEDLKNPDETVRDQATRKIWRIWFQQKGVHGLSMIERSQKLMDSGEMTEAEAVLTELINEQPDFAEAWNRRAFLYYTSGEYRKSLADCQMVIQINPVHFGALHGMGLCYAAMGEYIEAIRAFHYALEIQPYSQINQKLILECTLRLN, via the coding sequence ATGGATTCTTTATTTATCAATTCCTTACTTGAAGACTTGAAAAATCCCGATGAAACAGTCCGCGACCAAGCAACCAGGAAAATTTGGCGCATTTGGTTTCAGCAAAAGGGAGTGCATGGACTGTCCATGATTGAACGCAGTCAAAAGTTAATGGATTCAGGAGAAATGACTGAAGCCGAAGCTGTACTGACAGAACTCATTAACGAGCAACCAGATTTTGCCGAAGCTTGGAATCGCCGAGCTTTTCTTTACTATACCAGTGGCGAGTATCGAAAGTCTTTAGCGGACTGTCAAATGGTCATCCAGATCAATCCAGTACATTTCGGCGCGCTTCACGGTATGGGCTTATGTTATGCCGCAATGGGAGAGTATATTGAAGCTATCAGAGCATTTCACTATGCTTTGGAAATTCAACCTTATTCCCAAATTAATCAAAAATTGATTTTGGAATGTACGCTCCGATTGAACTGA
- a CDS encoding GTP cyclohydrolase II, which yields MPKQKGVSKHIVLTSHPSRFGPKPIPIQWGAADPMQRGPVIATLTKQAHRNVIGTHSGGYAVYRALAVASGALQSDHRADLTNTSPVEYIGPHPSWFEPDKIVSLDPFGAIVGEVFASYYAQGYDIRPTIAITKAHINLPELQEAVVKGRLQVDGKIMKPGGDLVVTKAAVEPVWYLPGIAKRFQIKEGELRRALFEQTGGMFPELVTRSDLEVFLPPIGGVTVYIVGDVAALTDPDKPLAVRVHDECNGSDVFGSDICTCRPYLVHGIEVCVQTAQEGGAGVIVYCRKEGRALGEVTKFLVYNARKRQEGGDRADAYFARTECVAGVEDMRFQELMPDVLHWLGITRIDRMVSMSNMKYNAITQSGIEIMERIPLPEELIPEDARVEIEAKKAAGYYTTGEVLDANSLAAVKGRSLVD from the coding sequence ATGCCAAAGCAAAAAGGCGTTTCCAAGCATATTGTTCTCACTTCGCATCCCAGTCGCTTTGGTCCCAAACCGATTCCCATCCAATGGGGAGCAGCTGATCCAATGCAACGCGGTCCAGTGATTGCCACTCTGACTAAGCAAGCACACCGCAACGTCATTGGCACTCACTCTGGTGGTTATGCGGTTTATCGGGCATTAGCGGTGGCTAGCGGAGCACTTCAGTCAGATCACAGGGCGGATCTTACCAACACATCTCCAGTAGAATACATAGGACCACACCCCAGCTGGTTTGAGCCAGATAAAATCGTCTCGCTTGACCCATTTGGGGCGATTGTTGGTGAGGTTTTTGCATCATACTACGCACAGGGATATGACATTCGTCCCACGATCGCCATTACAAAGGCGCACATCAACTTACCTGAATTACAAGAGGCGGTGGTCAAAGGACGCTTACAGGTTGATGGCAAGATTATGAAACCTGGTGGCGATTTAGTCGTCACAAAAGCCGCAGTTGAGCCAGTGTGGTACTTACCAGGTATTGCCAAGCGATTCCAAATCAAAGAAGGAGAGTTGCGACGTGCTTTGTTTGAACAAACTGGGGGAATGTTCCCAGAATTGGTGACGCGGTCTGATTTGGAGGTATTTTTGCCACCAATCGGAGGTGTGACTGTGTATATCGTCGGGGATGTAGCAGCTCTTACTGACCCCGATAAGCCTTTAGCAGTAAGGGTACATGATGAATGTAACGGTTCCGATGTGTTTGGGTCGGACATTTGCACCTGTCGCCCCTATTTGGTACACGGTATTGAAGTTTGCGTACAAACAGCACAAGAGGGTGGTGCAGGTGTCATTGTGTACTGTCGTAAGGAAGGGCGTGCTTTGGGAGAGGTGACGAAATTTTTGGTTTACAATGCCCGCAAGCGTCAAGAGGGGGGCGATCGCGCTGATGCCTACTTTGCCCGCACTGAGTGTGTGGCTGGCGTGGAAGATATGCGGTTCCAAGAACTAATGCCCGATGTGTTGCACTGGTTGGGCATAACCCGCATTGACCGCATGGTATCGATGAGTAATATGAAGTACAACGCCATTACGCAGTCGGGAATTGAGATTATGGAACGAATACCACTTCCAGAAGAGTTGATTCCCGAAGATGCGCGGGTGGAGATAGAGGCGAAGAAGGCAGCTGGTTACTACACCACAGGAGAGGTGTTAGATGCCAACAGTTTGGCTGCGGTTAAGGGACGTTCTTTAGTAGATTGA
- a CDS encoding URC4/urg3 family protein → MEMETAEAQRSQRRDNRELVAYLRSPHAIRERCGQMFALVVEGKSRHFSCDLTQLPKVADYVIEIIQEQYPDLQIPFHSRWRHFEAGGVARLSQLDEKLAGLTPLEKAVAKFDLAIISVLLDAGAGESWSYCEQETQLDFRRSEGLAVASFEMFCDGTFSSNKQTAPLQVNAERLQALTEQELADGFQVNAENPLVGIAGRLHLLQKLGQALLSSPHLFGEQNPRPGNLVKYLTEKSSNNQLAAATVLGTVLEGLSEIWSGRIEVAGINLGDVWFHPDVAEDGLVPFHKLSQWLTYSLLEPLEELGLEITGLDALTGLAEYRNGGLCLDLGLISPKRPEILLQPHPVASEVIVEWRALTVILLDHIAATIREKLGMSAEELPLVRILQGGTWTAGRKIALERTKGIPLAKYYLT, encoded by the coding sequence ATGGAGATGGAAACCGCTGAGGCACAGAGGTCGCAGAGGAGAGATAATAGAGAGTTGGTGGCTTATCTGCGTTCTCCTCATGCTATCCGGGAGCGTTGTGGGCAGATGTTTGCGTTGGTAGTTGAAGGCAAGTCGCGTCACTTTAGTTGCGATTTGACACAGTTGCCAAAAGTAGCGGATTATGTTATTGAGATAATACAGGAACAATACCCGGATCTGCAAATTCCTTTTCACAGCCGTTGGCGGCATTTTGAGGCTGGGGGTGTAGCGCGTCTATCTCAATTGGATGAGAAGTTAGCAGGGCTAACGCCTTTGGAGAAAGCAGTTGCCAAGTTTGATTTGGCGATTATCAGTGTTTTATTGGATGCTGGTGCCGGGGAGAGTTGGTCCTATTGCGAGCAAGAGACGCAGCTAGATTTTAGGCGTTCTGAAGGTTTGGCAGTTGCCAGTTTTGAGATGTTTTGTGACGGAACTTTTTCTAGTAACAAGCAAACAGCACCTTTGCAAGTTAATGCTGAAAGATTGCAAGCCTTAACAGAACAAGAACTGGCAGACGGATTTCAGGTCAATGCAGAGAATCCTTTGGTGGGAATTGCTGGGCGGTTGCACTTGTTGCAAAAATTAGGTCAAGCCCTACTGTCTTCACCTCATTTATTTGGAGAACAAAATCCCCGTCCGGGCAATTTGGTAAAATACTTAACGGAAAAGTCTAGTAATAACCAGCTAGCCGCAGCAACAGTCTTGGGCACAGTTTTGGAAGGACTGAGTGAAATCTGGTCTGGACGAATAGAAGTTGCTGGGATTAATCTGGGGGATGTTTGGTTTCATCCAGATGTTGCTGAGGATGGCTTAGTGCCATTTCACAAACTGTCCCAGTGGCTGACCTATTCTCTGCTAGAACCTCTAGAGGAACTTGGTTTAGAAATAACTGGCTTAGATGCCCTGACTGGATTGGCAGAATATCGGAATGGAGGGTTATGCCTTGACTTGGGACTCATTAGTCCTAAACGCCCGGAAATTCTGCTGCAACCTCATCCAGTTGCATCAGAGGTGATTGTTGAATGGCGTGCCCTAACCGTGATTCTCTTAGATCACATTGCTGCCACAATACGGGAAAAGTTGGGCATGAGTGCCGAAGAACTGCCATTGGTGAGAATCCTACAAGGTGGAACTTGGACAGCTGGGCGAAAAATTGCGCTTGAACGCACGAAGGGGATACCGTTGGCGAAATATTACTTAACATAA
- a CDS encoding IS1182 family transposase, whose protein sequence is MCLHPEKIPPVPNETVRVAKAAFPKGNLYMRLRDELGVFYQDEDFASLYPQRGQPALAPWRLAMVLVMQYLENLSDRQAAQAVQGRIDWKYALSLELTDPGFDFSILSEFRDRLISGGIEQQILDKMLLRFQELKLLSARGKQRTDSTHILAVVRELTRLEHLGETLRYTLNAVAEIAPTWLKSLAPPEWYDRYSKRFEDSRLPRTAPEREALAVTIGADGFDLLDAIYSQTAPVELRQLPAVEVLRQVWLQQYYAPTEKIQLRNEKDGPPSALRIRSPYDLEARNSTKRTTNWTGYKVHLTESCDENLPHIITHVESTPATSQDQTVVPSIHQALEQKDLLPQQHLVDQGYTSSQLLSSSQRDYNIDLFGPVALNVGWQAKAGLGFDLSHFKIDWEHKAVYCPQGKRSYLWKKNKDVYGKPVIYVEFRQRDCLACPVRSQCTRAKTNPRGLTIQVQSDYEALQKARERQKTEQFQKQYGLRSGIEGTISQGIRAFEMRDCRYIGLAKTHLQHILTAAAINLGRVFAWLEEIPRAKTRSSHFALLAEPNI, encoded by the coding sequence ATGTGCTTACATCCGGAAAAAATTCCTCCTGTTCCCAATGAAACGGTACGTGTAGCCAAAGCCGCGTTTCCCAAAGGTAATTTATATATGCGATTGCGTGATGAACTTGGGGTATTTTATCAGGATGAAGATTTCGCATCGCTTTATCCACAACGCGGTCAACCTGCACTTGCACCTTGGCGTTTGGCAATGGTACTGGTGATGCAATATTTAGAAAATCTTTCAGACAGGCAAGCAGCCCAAGCAGTGCAAGGACGGATTGATTGGAAATATGCTTTGTCGTTGGAGTTAACAGATCCAGGTTTTGACTTTAGTATTTTAAGCGAATTCCGTGATCGATTGATCTCAGGTGGTATTGAGCAGCAAATACTAGACAAGATGCTGTTGAGATTTCAGGAACTCAAACTGCTGTCAGCAAGAGGAAAACAGCGCACTGACTCAACTCATATACTAGCGGTGGTCAGAGAGTTAACAAGACTGGAACATCTGGGAGAAACCCTGCGGTATACTTTAAATGCTGTGGCAGAAATAGCACCCACCTGGCTGAAGTCATTGGCTCCCCCCGAATGGTATGACCGCTATAGCAAACGCTTTGAAGATTCCCGACTACCCAGAACGGCTCCAGAACGAGAAGCTTTGGCTGTGACAATTGGGGCTGATGGCTTTGATTTACTTGATGCTATCTATTCTCAAACAGCACCCGTTGAATTGCGACAACTGCCAGCCGTAGAAGTTTTGCGTCAGGTCTGGTTACAGCAATACTATGCACCAACAGAGAAAATTCAGTTACGCAATGAAAAAGATGGCCCGCCTTCGGCACTACGAATTCGCTCACCCTACGACTTAGAAGCGCGTAATAGTACTAAGCGCACTACCAACTGGACAGGGTACAAAGTGCATCTAACAGAAAGTTGTGATGAAAATTTACCTCATATCATTACTCATGTAGAATCTACTCCTGCTACAAGTCAAGACCAAACGGTTGTTCCCTCAATTCATCAAGCTCTGGAGCAGAAAGACCTTTTACCTCAACAGCATTTGGTTGATCAAGGGTATACTTCTTCCCAATTGCTTTCTAGCTCACAGCGAGACTATAACATTGATTTGTTCGGGCCAGTAGCCCTCAACGTTGGATGGCAAGCAAAAGCAGGTCTTGGATTTGATTTATCTCATTTTAAAATAGATTGGGAGCATAAAGCCGTATATTGTCCTCAAGGTAAGCGTAGTTACCTTTGGAAAAAGAATAAAGACGTTTATGGAAAACCCGTAATTTACGTCGAGTTTCGGCAGCGTGATTGTTTAGCGTGTCCGGTTCGGTCTCAATGCACTCGTGCAAAAACAAACCCTCGTGGGTTAACCATACAGGTGCAATCCGATTACGAAGCTCTTCAAAAAGCCAGGGAACGACAAAAAACTGAACAGTTTCAAAAACAGTATGGGCTGCGCTCAGGTATTGAAGGAACTATCTCTCAAGGAATCCGAGCATTTGAAATGCGCGACTGCCGTTATATTGGGCTAGCTAAAACTCACTTACAGCATATCCTGACGGCAGCCGCTATCAATCTAGGTCGAGTTTTCGCTTGGTTGGAGGAGATACCACGGGCTAAAACTCGCTCCTCACACTTTGCGCTTCTGGCAGAACCAAACATTTAA
- the upp gene encoding uracil phosphoribosyltransferase — translation MHNQVTIINHPLIQHKLTLMRKAETTTAEFRVLIKEISLLLAYEVTRDLPVKYELIKTPLAPMHAPVLAPDKKLVIVSIQRAGQGILDGMLELIPAARVGHIGLYRDPKTLIPVEYYFKVPQDVDKRDVLVVDPMLATGNSAVAAVERLKSTNPMSIRFVCILAAPEGIEHFTEVHPDIPIYTAAIDDHLDENGYIIPGLGDAGDRLFGTK, via the coding sequence ATGCACAATCAAGTCACAATAATTAACCATCCATTGATTCAACACAAACTAACGCTGATGCGTAAAGCCGAAACCACCACGGCAGAATTTCGAGTCCTCATCAAAGAGATTAGCCTGCTGTTGGCTTATGAAGTCACGCGCGATTTGCCTGTAAAATATGAATTGATTAAAACACCGCTAGCCCCAATGCATGCTCCAGTGCTTGCTCCAGATAAAAAGCTGGTGATTGTGTCTATCCAACGGGCGGGACAGGGAATTTTGGATGGGATGCTGGAACTCATACCAGCGGCAAGGGTGGGACACATTGGATTGTACCGTGACCCGAAAACCTTAATTCCTGTCGAGTATTATTTCAAAGTTCCTCAAGATGTGGACAAGCGAGATGTGCTGGTGGTAGACCCAATGCTGGCAACTGGCAACTCAGCAGTAGCAGCGGTTGAAAGGCTAAAATCAACGAATCCGATGTCAATTAGGTTTGTTTGCATACTCGCTGCACCAGAAGGGATTGAGCATTTCACCGAGGTACACCCAGATATCCCTATTTACACTGCGGCTATTGACGACCATTTGGATGAAAACGGCTACATTATTCCTGGATTGGGAGATGCTGGAGACAGATTGTTTGGGACAAAATAA